A window of the Lysinibacillus irui genome harbors these coding sequences:
- a CDS encoding MFS transporter produces MSQAVTLLFATACGMSVANIYFAQPLLDQLALEFAIDHSIIGLIITITQIFYGLGLLLLVPLGDLLNQRRLIIGQMLLSTVALFIVGTASYIVVLFAGMALVGLLAVVTQTLVAFAATMASSTNRGRVVGIVTSGIVIGILLARTFAGLLTDLAGWRSVYLVSATLMLLMVSLFLKVLPRVEREVKSLSYWQLISSVFTLFIQERTLRIRSVVAMLIFADFSILWTPLVLPLSAPPLALSHSVIGAFGLVGVAGALAAAKAGKLADQGFGQKTTGIALMLLLISWLFINYLEQSLWALIVGIVLLDLAVQAVHVTNQAMILPLLSEARSRLTAGYMVFYSIGSAGGSIASTQTYALFGWKGVCLLGASISTIALLFWVTTKRFTNY; encoded by the coding sequence ATGTCTCAAGCTGTAACATTATTATTTGCAACCGCCTGCGGAATGTCTGTCGCCAATATTTATTTTGCACAGCCGTTGCTTGATCAACTAGCTCTAGAGTTTGCTATTGATCATTCGATTATTGGTTTGATTATTACTATCACGCAAATTTTTTATGGTCTAGGCTTACTACTTCTAGTGCCACTTGGAGATTTACTAAACCAACGACGCTTGATTATTGGTCAAATGCTATTATCCACCGTGGCTTTGTTTATAGTCGGTACTGCCTCCTATATTGTAGTGCTATTCGCTGGTATGGCCCTAGTTGGTTTACTTGCCGTTGTGACACAGACACTGGTGGCATTTGCAGCAACCATGGCTTCTTCTACAAATCGTGGTCGTGTCGTTGGCATTGTCACAAGTGGCATCGTCATAGGTATACTACTTGCTCGAACCTTTGCTGGTCTATTAACAGATCTTGCAGGCTGGCGTTCTGTCTATCTTGTCTCTGCCACCCTCATGCTTTTAATGGTCAGTCTGTTTCTCAAAGTGTTACCAAGAGTAGAGCGTGAAGTAAAATCACTATCTTATTGGCAGCTAATTAGCTCCGTGTTTACGCTGTTTATTCAAGAAAGAACATTACGTATTCGCTCTGTTGTAGCCATGCTAATTTTTGCTGATTTCAGTATTTTGTGGACGCCACTTGTTCTGCCACTTAGTGCGCCACCATTAGCTCTTTCACACAGTGTCATTGGAGCATTTGGCCTTGTTGGAGTGGCTGGTGCTTTAGCGGCTGCAAAGGCAGGGAAATTAGCAGATCAAGGTTTTGGACAAAAAACCACAGGTATTGCTTTAATGCTTTTACTCATTTCATGGTTGTTTATCAACTATTTAGAACAGTCGTTATGGGCATTAATTGTAGGTATCGTGTTGCTTGATTTGGCTGTACAGGCAGTTCATGTCACAAACCAGGCGATGATTCTTCCATTGCTTAGCGAAGCCCGCAGCCGTCTTACCGCTGGCTATATGGTGTTCTATTCTATCGGAAGCGCTGGCGGTTCAATCGCTTCTACACAGACGTATGCACTCTTCGGCTGGAAAGGCGTTTGCTTGCTTGGAGCTTCTATTAGCACGATCGCCCTTCTTTTTTGGGTAACGACAAAACGATTTACAAATTATTAA
- a CDS encoding LLM class flavin-dependent oxidoreductase, with translation MEIGITSFVETKPDIHSGEVISHAQRLREVVEEMILADQVGLDVFGIGEHHREDYAASSPAMVLSAAASQTKNIRLTSAVTVLSSADPVRVFQDFSTLDGLSNGRAEIMAGRGSFIESFPLFGYDLHDYDELFEEHLDLLLNIRQSEKVVWEGRHRPAINNLGVYPRPVQESLPIWVASGGNQQSAMRAGLLGLPLMLAIIGGSPMQFAPIVQLYKKAALHAGHDLSKLQVGSHSIGFVGPNREWAADTFFPSTMAGMNKLGKERGWPYYDRSSYDAARSFDGALYVGDPDTVAEKIIHLRKHVGITRFMLYVPLSTMPHDQVMQAIELLGTEVAPRVREEVAKWEAEMALEGEPFL, from the coding sequence ATGGAAATAGGAATTACTTCTTTCGTAGAAACAAAACCAGACATTCACAGTGGTGAAGTAATTAGTCATGCCCAGCGTTTACGTGAAGTAGTAGAAGAGATGATTCTTGCAGATCAAGTAGGATTAGATGTCTTTGGCATTGGCGAGCATCATCGAGAAGATTATGCCGCATCCTCTCCAGCAATGGTGCTATCTGCTGCTGCTTCTCAAACGAAAAACATTCGACTCACAAGTGCCGTAACTGTCCTTTCTTCGGCAGATCCTGTGCGTGTCTTTCAGGATTTTTCCACATTGGATGGACTATCGAATGGACGTGCAGAAATCATGGCAGGTCGTGGTTCCTTTATCGAATCCTTCCCCTTATTTGGCTACGATTTACATGATTACGATGAACTATTTGAGGAACATTTAGACTTACTACTTAACATTCGACAGTCCGAGAAAGTAGTTTGGGAAGGTAGACATCGACCAGCAATCAATAATTTAGGTGTGTATCCTAGACCAGTTCAGGAGTCTCTTCCAATCTGGGTGGCTAGCGGAGGAAATCAACAATCTGCTATGCGTGCTGGCCTTTTAGGATTACCGCTTATGCTAGCCATTATTGGTGGCAGCCCAATGCAGTTTGCACCGATTGTACAGCTGTATAAAAAGGCCGCGCTTCATGCAGGTCATGATTTATCAAAACTTCAAGTAGGTTCTCATTCAATAGGTTTTGTTGGGCCGAATAGGGAATGGGCAGCAGACACATTTTTCCCATCAACAATGGCTGGTATGAATAAATTAGGCAAAGAAAGAGGATGGCCTTATTATGATCGTTCTAGTTATGATGCTGCACGAAGTTTTGACGGAGCATTATATGTCGGAGATCCAGATACTGTTGCTGAAAAAATTATTCACCTTCGTAAACACGTCGGAATTACACGCTTTATGCTATACGTGCCATTAAGTACAATGCCACATGATCAAGTCATGCAAGCTATAGAACTACTTGGAACAGAAGTTGCCCCTCGTGTACGTGAGGAAGTCGCCAAATGGGAAGCTGAAATGGCTCTAGAAGGAGAGCCATTTCTTTAA
- a CDS encoding alpha/beta hydrolase, with protein sequence MTIINRVLPELRQAYTEFPGFRLEEDLTWSRSLLSHPPSKRSEHVLTSNRMIPRDDGSEMLVKIYEPAKRKQDKLPAMLWIHGGGFVMGHPDMDDVLCERFVQAANCVVVSIDYRLAPEHPYPAAIEDCYAGLVWMTNKEQSLGIDVRRVAIAGASGGGGLTVALALMARDKGGPSIIFQMPLYPMLDNRNETHSSYEIIDDHATWNRTNNMTAWRMYLGEEENINALSPYAVPSRAENLAGLPPTYICIGQLDLFRDETLDYVTRLAQAGVEVEFHLYPGSYHCFEVFVPEAKISQLAIQNYLDAMARALNI encoded by the coding sequence ATGACCATTATTAACCGAGTCTTACCAGAATTAAGGCAGGCTTACACAGAATTTCCTGGCTTTCGATTGGAGGAGGATTTAACTTGGAGTCGAAGTCTCCTGTCCCATCCACCTTCGAAAAGATCAGAACATGTACTTACTAGCAACCGGATGATTCCTAGAGATGACGGGAGCGAAATGTTGGTTAAAATCTATGAACCAGCTAAACGGAAGCAGGATAAACTTCCAGCTATGCTTTGGATACACGGTGGTGGCTTTGTCATGGGACACCCTGATATGGATGATGTTTTATGTGAACGCTTTGTTCAAGCAGCTAACTGCGTTGTCGTATCCATCGATTACCGACTGGCACCTGAACATCCTTATCCAGCAGCAATTGAAGATTGTTATGCTGGATTAGTTTGGATGACTAATAAGGAGCAATCACTTGGTATCGATGTCAGACGGGTGGCAATTGCTGGTGCAAGCGGTGGTGGAGGATTAACAGTAGCACTAGCATTAATGGCTCGCGATAAAGGAGGACCATCAATTATATTCCAGATGCCACTGTATCCGATGCTTGATAACCGAAACGAAACACATTCTAGCTATGAGATCATTGATGATCATGCAACATGGAATAGAACAAATAATATGACTGCCTGGCGTATGTATTTAGGAGAGGAAGAGAACATTAATGCCCTTTCTCCGTATGCAGTCCCTTCAAGAGCCGAAAACTTAGCAGGATTACCGCCAACCTATATATGTATTGGTCAACTTGATTTATTTCGTGATGAAACCCTTGATTATGTAACACGTCTTGCACAGGCAGGAGTTGAGGTTGAATTCCACCTCTACCCTGGCAGTTACCATTGTTTTGAGGTCTTTGTGCCAGAAGCGAAAATAAGTCAGCTGGCTATTCAGAACTATTTAGATGCCATGGCACGCGCACTCAATATTTGA
- a CDS encoding flavin reductase family protein produces the protein MILIDPKNNSERENYKLLIGSIIPRPIAFVTTKSEQGGINGAPFSYFNIVSSNPPMISLAIQRPNGRLKDTARHIHHQQQFVVHIVDEDNVEQVNETAASLPVTESELARTNFTLVDSQQIAVPGIREAKIRMECRLVQSVPLMNGEEQTGDLFIGEVVQFHIDEAIYHEGRIDPRKLNAVSRLAGSNYAKVGEIFSIERPQ, from the coding sequence TTGATTTTGATTGATCCTAAGAATAATTCAGAGCGCGAAAACTATAAGTTATTGATTGGAAGTATTATTCCAAGACCAATCGCGTTTGTAACGACGAAGTCAGAGCAAGGGGGTATCAATGGAGCACCATTTAGTTACTTTAATATCGTGTCATCCAATCCACCGATGATTTCTTTAGCGATCCAAAGACCAAATGGACGTTTAAAGGACACAGCTCGACATATCCATCATCAGCAACAATTTGTAGTTCATATTGTCGATGAAGATAATGTAGAGCAGGTGAATGAAACAGCAGCTTCATTGCCTGTTACAGAAAGCGAACTTGCACGAACAAATTTTACATTAGTCGATAGTCAACAAATTGCCGTTCCTGGCATTCGAGAAGCAAAGATTCGTATGGAGTGTCGCCTAGTACAATCCGTTCCTTTGATGAATGGGGAGGAACAGACAGGAGATTTATTTATTGGAGAAGTTGTTCAATTTCATATAGATGAAGCAATTTATCATGAAGGAAGAATCGATCCAAGAAAACTAAATGCTGTTAGCAGGCTTGCGGGATCAAACTATGCTAAAGTTGGCGAGATTTTCTCGATAGAACGTCCACAATAG
- a CDS encoding ring-cleaving dioxygenase produces MKKHTAGIHHITAIVGHPQENIDFYAGVLGLRLVKQTVNFDDPGTYHLYFGDKGGKPGTIITFFPWANAYQGRIGDGQVGVTTYVVPEGALPFWVNRLAKFSVPFQKAERFGEQVIQFDDPHGLHIELVARAEGELNEWTFGEVTPEVAIKGFGGAILYSSHPEETAKVLTEVMGFEKVATEGDYTRYKSSAEIGNTVDLKTVAGQRGQMGVGTVHHIAWRAQDNTDHLEWQEYVMNHGQHVTEVKDRNYFNAIYFREPGEILFEIATDPPGFAHDETPETMGSQLMLPPQYEQHREQLERTLIPIKVRELD; encoded by the coding sequence ATGAAAAAACATACAGCAGGTATTCACCATATCACAGCGATCGTAGGACATCCGCAAGAAAATATTGATTTTTATGCAGGAGTGTTAGGCTTACGTTTAGTAAAACAAACAGTAAACTTTGATGATCCAGGCACATATCATTTATATTTCGGTGATAAAGGTGGGAAACCGGGAACAATCATTACATTCTTCCCTTGGGCTAATGCTTATCAAGGACGTATTGGTGACGGTCAGGTCGGTGTCACAACGTATGTTGTACCAGAAGGGGCACTACCATTTTGGGTGAATCGCTTAGCGAAGTTCTCTGTTCCTTTCCAAAAAGCTGAACGTTTTGGTGAGCAAGTCATTCAATTCGATGATCCGCATGGTCTGCATATTGAACTCGTTGCACGTGCTGAAGGTGAATTAAATGAATGGACATTTGGTGAAGTCACACCTGAAGTTGCCATTAAAGGCTTTGGTGGAGCTATTCTATATTCAAGCCACCCTGAAGAAACGGCAAAAGTTTTAACAGAGGTAATGGGTTTTGAAAAAGTAGCGACAGAAGGTGACTATACTCGATATAAATCTAGTGCAGAGATCGGCAATACAGTAGATTTAAAAACAGTTGCAGGTCAACGTGGTCAAATGGGTGTAGGGACAGTTCACCATATTGCGTGGAGAGCTCAAGATAATACGGATCATTTAGAATGGCAAGAGTATGTTATGAATCATGGACAACATGTAACGGAAGTAAAAGATCGTAATTATTTTAATGCGATTTATTTCCGTGAACCTGGCGAAATTTTATTTGAAATCGCTACAGATCCTCCTGGATTTGCTCATGATGAAACACCAGAAACAATGGGTAGCCAATTAATGTTGCCACCTCAGTATGAGCAGCATCGAGAGCAATTAGAAAGAACATTAATCCCGATTAAAGTGCGTGAGCTTGATTAA
- a CDS encoding NADPH-dependent FMN reductase: MGFLNKLFSSKKEEEQTMAELNIGIIIGSTREGRVSPQVAQWVKEIADQRGDANYTVIDIADYKLPLLGEPGQDASGAQGWSEIIAKQDGFVFIVQEYNHSITGALKNALDYLRVEWNNKAAGIVSYGSVGGARAAEHLRGIMGELLIADVRVHPALSLFTDFENGTDFKPKEVQTDSVNQMLDQLIPWSKALYTIR, from the coding sequence ATGGGTTTTTTGAATAAATTATTTAGTTCAAAAAAAGAGGAGGAACAAACAATGGCAGAATTAAATATTGGTATTATTATTGGATCAACTCGTGAGGGGCGAGTAAGCCCTCAAGTAGCACAATGGGTAAAGGAAATTGCAGATCAACGCGGTGACGCAAATTATACAGTAATTGATATTGCTGATTATAAATTACCTTTATTAGGCGAACCAGGACAAGATGCTTCAGGAGCACAAGGTTGGTCAGAAATTATTGCTAAACAAGATGGTTTTGTATTCATCGTACAAGAATACAATCACTCTATTACAGGAGCATTAAAAAATGCACTAGATTATTTACGTGTAGAGTGGAATAACAAAGCAGCTGGAATCGTATCTTATGGTTCTGTTGGCGGTGCTCGTGCAGCAGAACATTTACGTGGCATTATGGGCGAGCTTTTAATCGCAGATGTACGTGTTCACCCAGCACTATCATTATTCACAGATTTTGAAAATGGAACAGACTTTAAACCAAAAGAAGTACAAACAGATTCAGTAAATCAAATGTTAGATCAATTAATCCCTTGGTCTAAAGCGCTATATACAATTCGCTAA
- a CDS encoding YunG family protein encodes MNNELLSVLRKSWSIHSSSKWSLDNPAKGQCGVTSLVVQNILGGDIKKTFLDEGWHFYNVINGERMDFTKEQFSYIIDYQDIDSNRAEAFQDTNDDQYSYLKSQVDKILSKAES; translated from the coding sequence ATGAACAACGAGTTATTAAGTGTCTTAAGAAAATCTTGGTCGATTCATTCTAGTTCTAAATGGAGTTTAGATAACCCTGCAAAAGGACAATGTGGAGTCACTTCTTTAGTTGTACAGAATATCCTTGGTGGCGACATAAAGAAGACATTTCTTGATGAAGGTTGGCACTTTTATAATGTAATTAATGGGGAAAGAATGGATTTTACGAAGGAACAGTTTTCATACATAATTGACTATCAAGATATCGATTCAAATAGAGCAGAGGCTTTTCAAGATACGAATGATGACCAATATAGTTATTTAAAATCACAAGTGGATAAGATTTTAAGTAAGGCAGAGAGCTAA
- a CDS encoding GNAT family N-acetyltransferase, whose translation MDIKLFVDEIDALVHFLTQNEWFYHTDQHVKAESVRAAYAKGFFKDDRETYWLLENEEKIGVMIIHDIGDTIPLFDIRLDAKCRGKGYGVQALRWLQDYLFGEKGKIRIEGYTRVDNIGMRKCFSKAGFVKEGYLRNAWENEDGTVTDSILYGAIKDDWVLGETTPIKIDEVPF comes from the coding sequence ATGGACATCAAATTATTTGTAGATGAAATTGATGCATTAGTACATTTTTTAACACAAAATGAATGGTTTTATCACACGGATCAGCATGTAAAAGCAGAGTCTGTTCGAGCAGCGTATGCAAAGGGCTTTTTTAAAGACGATCGTGAAACATATTGGTTACTTGAAAATGAAGAAAAAATAGGGGTTATGATTATTCATGATATAGGCGATACTATCCCTCTTTTTGATATTCGTTTAGATGCAAAATGTAGAGGGAAAGGATACGGTGTCCAAGCACTACGTTGGCTACAAGATTATTTATTTGGCGAAAAAGGTAAGATCCGTATTGAAGGCTATACAAGGGTTGATAATATTGGCATGCGCAAGTGCTTTAGTAAAGCTGGTTTTGTGAAAGAAGGCTATTTGAGAAATGCGTGGGAAAACGAAGATGGTACAGTGACAGATAGTATTTTGTATGGTGCCATTAAAGATGATTGGGTTTTAGGAGAAACTACACCCATTAAAATAGATGAAGTACCATTTTAA
- a CDS encoding Lrp/AsnC family transcriptional regulator encodes MDFINEMILKELKKDSRISISELGRRVHLSAPAVRERVKQLEEQEVIKRYTLDINQKALGFPIEAIIEATIKNNRYADFKDYIKAYTNMDFCYRISGEACFLLKAHFQSFSDVEQFIDELQPYAHTKTNFIFSDICDDIY; translated from the coding sequence ATGGATTTCATTAACGAAATGATACTAAAAGAGTTGAAAAAAGATAGTCGGATTTCCATAAGTGAATTAGGGAGAAGGGTACATTTATCTGCACCAGCTGTACGTGAAAGAGTAAAGCAATTAGAGGAACAAGAAGTTATTAAGAGGTATACACTAGATATAAATCAAAAGGCATTAGGTTTTCCAATTGAAGCTATAATCGAAGCAACAATCAAAAATAATCGCTATGCGGATTTTAAAGATTATATTAAGGCTTATACAAATATGGATTTTTGTTATCGAATATCTGGTGAAGCTTGTTTTTTATTAAAAGCCCATTTTCAATCTTTTTCTGATGTAGAACAATTTATTGATGAATTACAACCATATGCACATACAAAAACTAATTTTATCTTTTCTGATATATGTGACGACATTTATTAA
- a CDS encoding carboxymuconolactone decarboxylase family protein gives MTLIHLHDKGLTPFQQLLGYNEGIQLHWQQLGEVLEKDGHLSAPLKEEVRKTLAQKNGCQYCKAKGKPDPQHYDEKTAICTGFAEAFLASKGHTAPNVTAVLKDYLTEAEISELLAFICFTTAQQYFGALMQLK, from the coding sequence ATGACACTAATTCATTTACACGACAAAGGCTTAACGCCATTTCAACAACTTTTAGGCTATAACGAGGGCATACAGCTGCACTGGCAACAGTTGGGCGAGGTACTCGAAAAGGATGGGCATTTATCTGCTCCATTAAAAGAAGAGGTTCGCAAAACATTGGCTCAAAAAAATGGTTGTCAATATTGTAAGGCAAAGGGAAAACCCGATCCACAGCATTATGATGAGAAAACAGCGATATGTACAGGGTTTGCCGAAGCCTTCCTAGCCTCAAAAGGCCATACAGCTCCTAATGTCACGGCTGTTTTAAAAGACTATTTAACAGAGGCAGAAATTAGTGAGCTGCTAGCATTTATTTGCTTTACAACAGCACAGCAATATTTTGGCGCTCTCATGCAATTAAAATAA
- a CDS encoding cupin domain-containing protein: MYHPYYGNNQMYYYGYHPVYWTYPNQIEQGERKIVRTDYGPEPFIVDIEEVTKQNKNYRTALWTGKNLQVTVMSLNIGEDIGLEVHPHVDQFICIEEGHGVVQMGPTKDYLNDQRYVSEDTAIMVPAGTWHNLTNTGNKPLKLYSIYAPPNHPFGTVHITKADAMAAE, translated from the coding sequence ATGTATCACCCTTATTATGGAAATAACCAAATGTATTATTATGGCTATCATCCGGTTTATTGGACCTATCCAAATCAAATAGAGCAGGGGGAAAGAAAGATTGTAAGAACTGACTATGGGCCTGAGCCATTCATTGTAGACATTGAAGAGGTAACAAAGCAAAACAAAAATTATCGCACAGCATTGTGGACAGGTAAAAACCTACAAGTAACGGTGATGAGTCTCAATATAGGTGAAGATATAGGCTTAGAAGTTCATCCTCATGTCGATCAATTTATATGTATTGAGGAGGGACATGGAGTAGTACAAATGGGTCCTACAAAGGATTATTTAAATGATCAACGATATGTCTCAGAAGATACGGCTATCATGGTACCTGCAGGAACTTGGCATAATCTTACGAATACAGGCAATAAACCGCTAAAGCTTTATTCGATTTATGCACCACCAAATCATCCATTTGGAACTGTTCACATAACAAAGGCAGATGCGATGGCAGCAGAATGA
- a CDS encoding serine hydrolase — translation MRTLFWVIGTVLVCAVSVLGIVFWKFQKEIKKDDPEYIVQFIKEHKEDKNVSVAIQYNQQHWVELNTKEPLPLASTVKIIVAIAYAQQAADGRINPQQQVDLKELEPFYIPKTDGGAHEAWLAQLDLQGMESVPLSEVANGMIAYSSNANTDYLMHILGLQYVNDVLTQLAVKEHEPLYPIVSAIYIPTQLMEEKSLTKKETLTALRDMDMTEYRERALTIHENWVELPLTKEEKAKALKMLNMDFQKVWSDRLIRASTDNYISILEKLNSKNYFSEDVHKYLDPVMEQLMLNPKNQEWLKHAGQKGGSTAFVLTLAAYAEDKKGNQTEIAFFANDLNTMEQLKLSNSMNSFQLKFLTDEGFRKRLKKELSES, via the coding sequence ATGAGAACGTTGTTTTGGGTGATTGGCACTGTTTTAGTTTGTGCAGTATCAGTACTAGGCATTGTCTTTTGGAAGTTTCAGAAGGAAATTAAGAAGGATGATCCTGAATATATTGTGCAATTTATCAAGGAACATAAAGAAGATAAAAATGTTTCTGTAGCAATTCAATACAATCAACAACATTGGGTGGAGCTCAATACAAAGGAACCGTTACCGCTTGCAAGTACGGTTAAAATAATCGTAGCCATCGCTTATGCGCAACAGGCAGCAGATGGTCGTATTAATCCTCAGCAACAGGTCGATCTAAAGGAATTAGAGCCATTTTATATTCCTAAAACAGATGGCGGTGCACATGAAGCATGGTTAGCACAATTAGACCTTCAGGGTATGGAAAGTGTCCCTTTGAGCGAGGTAGCAAACGGTATGATTGCGTATAGTTCCAATGCGAATACGGATTACTTAATGCATATACTCGGTCTTCAATATGTAAATGATGTTCTTACACAACTCGCTGTAAAAGAGCATGAGCCCCTATATCCAATCGTAAGTGCTATCTATATTCCCACTCAATTAATGGAGGAAAAGAGTTTAACGAAAAAAGAAACATTAACAGCTTTAAGAGATATGGATATGACTGAATATCGAGAAAGGGCATTGACTATTCACGAGAATTGGGTAGAGCTCCCTTTAACAAAAGAAGAGAAAGCAAAGGCACTAAAAATGCTCAATATGGATTTTCAAAAGGTATGGTCTGATCGTTTAATAAGGGCTTCCACAGACAATTACATCTCTATTTTAGAAAAATTGAATAGTAAAAATTATTTTAGTGAAGATGTACATAAGTACTTAGATCCTGTAATGGAGCAGTTGATGCTTAACCCCAAAAATCAAGAATGGCTCAAACATGCAGGCCAAAAGGGGGGATCGACAGCTTTTGTGTTAACTTTAGCTGCCTACGCGGAAGATAAAAAAGGGAATCAAACGGAAATCGCCTTTTTTGCTAACGACTTAAATACGATGGAACAACTGAAATTATCTAATAGTATGAATAGTTTTCAATTGAAATTTCTTACAGATGAGGGCTTTCGGAAGCGTTTAAAAAAGGAATTGTCTGAGTCGTGA
- a CDS encoding SRPBCC domain-containing protein, protein MINTSVTTKLKINQPAHKVFEAIISPTEIGNYWFSSSSERWGVGKRITLKYDEYQFEGVITVLELEASKKIVFVWGEEQGEVTMVTITLEESEKETIITVVESGFNAHDPEIVAKMMGQKEGWVYTLTCLKGYVENGISTLRASLIH, encoded by the coding sequence ATGATCAATACGAGTGTGACGACAAAATTAAAAATTAATCAGCCAGCCCATAAAGTATTTGAAGCCATTATTTCTCCCACTGAGATCGGGAACTATTGGTTCTCTAGCAGCTCTGAAAGATGGGGAGTGGGTAAAAGAATTACGCTTAAATATGATGAATATCAGTTCGAGGGTGTCATCACCGTGCTGGAATTGGAGGCCAGTAAAAAAATTGTGTTTGTTTGGGGCGAAGAGCAAGGAGAAGTGACAATGGTTACCATTACCCTTGAAGAGTCAGAAAAGGAAACGATTATTACTGTAGTGGAGTCAGGATTTAATGCACATGACCCAGAAATTGTGGCAAAAATGATGGGTCAAAAAGAGGGCTGGGTTTATACGTTAACATGCCTCAAAGGATATGTAGAGAATGGAATTAGTACTTTAAGAGCTTCGTTAATTCATTGA